From the Desulfosarcina sp. BuS5 genome, one window contains:
- a CDS encoding rhomboid family intramembrane serine protease codes for MIPIRDTISSKNYPVVNNVLIGVNLFVYLAGLFHGSGLSRFDYIYGLVPARYSIPQIASYFSFGQQALSLVSFMFLHGGFWHLLGNMWTLYIFGNNVEDRLGPLRYLLFYLICGMASGMAHLIFNLHSNIPVIGASGAIAGVMGAYLLLHPYSKILTLIPIIFIPWFVEIPAFFFLGFWFLMQFLQATGGDSAASGIAWWAHVGGFLFGMLFLKVFLCLPGAGDTHGISRITARKKTNKLQVIRPVGFENDPTLYGTIIITPYEAISGAYKMVNISWGFYKKLFRVVVPSGIKDGGVLRLKGEGKKNTDGKAGDLLLKVTIQEY; via the coding sequence ATGATACCTATTAGAGATACAATATCTTCGAAAAACTATCCGGTTGTTAATAATGTCCTGATAGGGGTTAATCTTTTTGTTTATTTGGCAGGGCTCTTCCATGGCTCCGGGTTAAGCCGTTTTGATTATATATATGGCCTTGTTCCGGCCCGTTATTCCATTCCTCAAATAGCATCCTATTTTTCCTTTGGACAGCAGGCCTTATCATTGGTTTCATTTATGTTTCTCCATGGTGGTTTTTGGCATCTGCTCGGTAATATGTGGACCCTTTATATTTTCGGAAATAATGTTGAAGATCGGCTTGGTCCTTTGCGATATCTCCTCTTTTATCTTATTTGCGGTATGGCATCAGGTATGGCACATTTGATTTTTAATTTACATTCCAATATTCCTGTTATTGGAGCCAGCGGAGCAATCGCCGGAGTAATGGGCGCATATCTGCTTCTCCATCCATACTCTAAAATATTAACATTAATTCCTATAATTTTTATTCCATGGTTCGTGGAGATCCCGGCATTTTTTTTTTTAGGATTCTGGTTTCTTATGCAATTTTTACAAGCAACCGGTGGAGATTCGGCTGCCAGCGGCATAGCATGGTGGGCACATGTGGGTGGTTTTTTGTTTGGGATGCTTTTCTTAAAAGTTTTTCTTTGTTTGCCAGGTGCCGGCGATACCCATGGAATATCCCGGATTACAGCCAGGAAAAAAACTAATAAGCTGCAGGTGATTCGACCTGTCGGTTTTGAAAACGATCCAACCCTTTATGGAACGATTATCATTACACCTTATGAAGCGATTTCCGGAGCATATAAAATGGTCAATATTTCCTGGGGGTTTTACAAAAAATTATTTCGGGTAGTTGTTCCATCCGGAATAAAAGACGGGGGGGTGTTGCGTCTAAAAGGAGAAGGGAAAAAAAATACAGACGGTAAGGCGGGTGATCTTCTTCTTAAGGTGACTATCCAGGAATATTAA
- a CDS encoding IS1634 family transposase gives MYIRRTTIKSRKDGKQYYTYRLVQSERTAKGVSQHTLINLGTAFSLPRDQWPELSSRIQEIISGQQSFFKISEEIEELAQNYAARIIHAQHKNKAENNKPDYREVDVDSLEMFRPRSVSCEHVALEAFVFLKLGEELKALGFNGPQLAAATGTIIGRMCQPGSELATHYWLQNVSGLGELIDYDFNKINLYKMYKISDQLLNNKEAIENHLYLQEKNLFEFQETITLYDLTNTYFEGSSKANKLGKRGHSKEKRSDCPLVTLALVLDSSGFPKRSKVFEGNVSEPSTLKKMIVGLERKNLSQELFKPSKATIVMDAGIATEDNIKWLRENSYPYIVVSRKHHREFNEDEAVVVKQDNDCTVKVQKIIDSENDEVLLYCHSTKREKKEQAINDRFTIRFEKAVSKLESGLHKKGCLKKYDKVLEKIGRLKQQYSKAAKHYKIEVSKNEKNGNAVKILWTRQTLADTKDSLPGVYCLRTTHMEFDEATLWRTYTMLTDLEAVFRSLKSELGMRPVFHQITKRVTGHIFISVIAYHLIHSIRYRLKKTGINSSWSDLRKQLAGQNRVTVSMQCRNDNVVHVRKSTRPESRQQKIYSALGLSSLPGRTMKTTIKKIKVVP, from the coding sequence ATGTATATTAGAAGAACCACAATAAAAAGTCGAAAAGATGGCAAACAATATTACACCTATAGATTGGTTCAATCCGAACGAACTGCAAAGGGAGTCAGCCAGCACACATTAATTAATCTCGGTACGGCTTTTTCTCTGCCACGGGATCAATGGCCAGAATTATCTTCACGCATTCAGGAGATTATCAGTGGCCAGCAGAGTTTTTTCAAAATTTCTGAAGAAATAGAGGAGCTTGCTCAAAATTATGCAGCCCGGATTATTCACGCGCAACACAAAAATAAAGCTGAAAATAATAAGCCGGATTATCGCGAGGTAGATGTAGACAGCCTGGAAATGTTCAGGCCACGCAGTGTAAGCTGTGAACATGTGGCGCTGGAAGCGTTTGTTTTTTTAAAACTTGGTGAAGAACTAAAAGCCCTGGGATTCAATGGCCCTCAGCTCGCAGCAGCAACCGGTACAATAATAGGTCGTATGTGTCAACCAGGTAGTGAACTGGCAACTCATTACTGGCTCCAGAATGTTTCAGGCTTGGGTGAATTAATTGATTATGATTTCAACAAAATTAATCTATACAAAATGTATAAAATCTCTGATCAGCTTCTCAATAATAAGGAAGCCATAGAAAATCATCTATACTTACAAGAAAAGAATTTATTTGAATTTCAAGAGACAATAACCCTTTATGATCTTACCAACACTTATTTTGAAGGCAGCAGTAAAGCAAACAAGCTGGGGAAACGCGGACATTCCAAAGAGAAACGTTCTGATTGTCCACTGGTAACTTTGGCTTTGGTGCTGGACAGCAGTGGCTTTCCCAAGCGCAGCAAAGTATTTGAGGGTAATGTAAGTGAACCGTCAACATTAAAAAAAATGATTGTTGGTTTGGAAAGAAAGAATTTATCCCAAGAGCTGTTTAAGCCCTCAAAAGCGACTATAGTAATGGATGCCGGAATTGCCACTGAAGATAATATTAAATGGCTCAGGGAAAACAGTTATCCATATATTGTAGTTAGCCGAAAACATCATCGCGAATTTAATGAAGATGAAGCAGTTGTGGTAAAACAAGACAATGACTGCACAGTAAAAGTGCAAAAAATTATTGACTCAGAAAATGATGAGGTTTTGTTGTATTGTCACTCTACAAAGCGGGAAAAAAAAGAACAGGCTATTAATGATCGCTTTACCATTCGCTTTGAAAAGGCTGTCAGCAAACTTGAGTCAGGCTTGCATAAAAAAGGATGTCTAAAAAAATACGATAAAGTCCTGGAAAAAATAGGTCGTCTGAAACAGCAATATTCCAAGGCTGCAAAGCATTATAAAATAGAAGTATCTAAAAACGAAAAAAATGGCAACGCTGTTAAGATCCTTTGGACACGCCAAACGCTTGCGGACACAAAAGATAGTTTGCCGGGAGTATATTGTCTCAGAACAACCCATATGGAATTTGATGAAGCTACGCTATGGCGTACATATACAATGTTAACGGATTTGGAGGCTGTTTTTCGTTCACTGAAATCCGAGCTTGGGATGCGGCCGGTTTTTCACCAAATCACAAAACGGGTGACAGGTCATATTTTTATCAGTGTCATCGCTTACCATTTGATACATAGTATTCGTTACCGATTGAAAAAGACGGGGATAAACAGTAGCTGGTCTGATTTGAGAAAACAACTTGCAGGCCAAAATCGAGTAACAGTTTCCATGCAGTGCCGAAATGATAATGTTGTGCATGTAAGAAAAAGCACACGACCGGAATCACGACAACAGAAAATATATTCTGCTTTAGGGTTAAGCTCTCTCCCTGGCAGAACGATGAAAACAACTATCAAAAAAATAAAAGTAGTGCCATAA
- a CDS encoding 3-isopropylmalate dehydratase large subunit has product MGKTVAEKIFASHIIDNPSGDINVIRLDAVFCHEITTPGAINDLVARGKDKVFDPSKIKAVIDHVSPAKDSKTALQGKILRDWAKRHKIADFFDIGRNGVCHAIFPEKGFARPGYTIIMGDSHTCTHGAFCAFAAGVGTTDLEVGILKGVCAFHYPKTIKINMTGSLGKGVYAKDAILSVISMLGVNGATNRVVEFAGPVIDSMSMESRMTFCNMAVEAGATCGICYPDMTTVEYLWEFIQDEFNSKEAALEKYIEFAADPDAEYERIIDHDVSNLEPQVTFGYKPDLVKNVQEMEGEKVDQVYIGSCTNGRIEDLRIVAEVMKDNRISDSVRCIISPATPLIYQQAMEEGLMKIFMDAGACITNPTCGACLGMSNGVLAEGEVCASTTNRNFNGRMGKGGMVHLMSPATAAASAIAGRITNSRLYAAE; this is encoded by the coding sequence ATGGGAAAAACAGTGGCAGAGAAGATTTTTGCTTCTCATATTATTGATAACCCTTCGGGAGATATCAATGTTATCAGGCTGGATGCTGTATTCTGTCATGAGATAACAACTCCAGGCGCTATTAATGATCTTGTTGCAAGGGGAAAGGATAAGGTGTTTGATCCTTCAAAAATAAAAGCAGTGATTGATCATGTCTCACCTGCTAAGGATTCCAAAACAGCCTTGCAGGGTAAAATTCTTAGAGATTGGGCCAAGCGCCATAAAATCGCAGATTTTTTTGATATCGGCAGAAATGGTGTCTGCCATGCGATTTTTCCTGAAAAGGGATTCGCCCGCCCCGGATACACCATAATAATGGGCGATTCGCATACATGCACTCATGGCGCATTTTGTGCTTTTGCGGCGGGTGTGGGCACTACGGATCTTGAAGTTGGCATCCTGAAAGGCGTTTGCGCCTTTCATTACCCGAAAACTATTAAAATAAATATGACAGGAAGCCTGGGAAAAGGGGTTTATGCAAAGGACGCTATACTCTCAGTAATAAGCATGCTGGGAGTAAACGGGGCCACAAACAGGGTGGTTGAGTTTGCAGGACCCGTTATCGACTCTATGAGTATGGAATCGAGGATGACTTTTTGCAATATGGCGGTTGAGGCCGGCGCAACATGTGGAATATGTTATCCTGACATGACAACCGTTGAATACCTATGGGAGTTTATACAGGATGAGTTCAATTCAAAAGAGGCGGCGCTTGAAAAATATATTGAATTTGCAGCGGATCCGGATGCGGAATACGAACGAATCATCGATCATGATGTAAGTAACCTGGAGCCGCAAGTGACATTTGGTTATAAACCTGACTTGGTTAAAAACGTTCAGGAAATGGAGGGAGAAAAAGTAGATCAGGTCTACATAGGATCATGTACTAACGGAAGAATTGAAGATCTTCGTATAGTAGCTGAAGTAATGAAAGATAATCGGATCAGCGATTCCGTACGATGTATTATTTCTCCTGCCACTCCACTGATATATCAACAGGCCATGGAAGAAGGTCTCATGAAAATATTTATGGATGCCGGAGCATGTATTACAAATCCGACTTGTGGAGCCTGCCTTGGAATGAGCAACGGAGTGCTTGCCGAAGGAGAGGTCTGCGCCTCAACGACCAACCGGAATTTCAATGGTCGAATGGGCAAAGGGGGCATGGTCCATTTAATGAGCCCGGCAACTGCTGCTGCATCAGCCATTGCAGGCAGGATTACAAATTCAAGGCTTTATGCCGCAGAATAA
- a CDS encoding winged helix-turn-helix domain-containing protein → MKCEKCGNTIINDDKYEYHGQILCEDCYMDALSPAKICDPWAVYTAKSFSDKENFLNETQEKILKILEETGGIEAEDLAEKLNLKLNDLQRELAALRHMEKLKAKMENGKKLICLW, encoded by the coding sequence ATGAAATGTGAAAAATGTGGAAATACAATTATAAACGACGACAAATATGAATATCATGGTCAGATATTATGTGAAGACTGTTACATGGATGCACTTTCTCCTGCAAAAATCTGTGATCCATGGGCAGTTTATACTGCAAAATCTTTTTCCGATAAAGAAAACTTTTTAAATGAAACCCAGGAAAAAATCCTGAAGATATTAGAGGAAACAGGCGGGATTGAGGCAGAGGATCTTGCAGAAAAGCTTAATTTGAAATTAAACGATCTGCAAAGAGAATTAGCTGCACTAAGACATATGGAAAAGCTAAAGGCCAAAATGGAAAATGGAAAGAAATTAATTTGCCTGTGGTAA
- a CDS encoding type II toxin-antitoxin system VapC family toxin yields the protein MKSCVYIETSIPSYLTGRPSRDLIVAGWQQITAQWWDECRQNYDLYTSELVVAEASSGNPEAAERRLYSLKDIHELLIDDEVEDLASKLIENRAVPATAKADAIHIAVAAVQKMDYFLTWNCRHINNATKKPVIRKVCADFGYICPEICTPLELLIEVSNDL from the coding sequence ATGAAAAGTTGTGTCTACATCGAAACTTCGATTCCAAGTTATTTAACCGGCCGGCCAAGCCGGGATTTGATAGTAGCTGGATGGCAGCAAATTACAGCTCAATGGTGGGATGAGTGCCGACAGAATTATGATCTTTATACATCAGAACTTGTTGTTGCCGAGGCTTCATCAGGCAACCCTGAGGCTGCTGAACGTCGATTGTATTCGTTGAAGGATATTCATGAACTCTTGATAGACGATGAGGTAGAGGACCTTGCGAGCAAATTAATTGAAAATCGTGCTGTGCCAGCTACTGCAAAAGCCGATGCAATCCATATTGCTGTTGCAGCGGTGCAAAAAATGGATTATTTTTTAACTTGGAATTGCAGGCACATTAACAATGCGACAAAGAAGCCTGTTATACGAAAAGTTTGCGCGGATTTTGGTTACATTTGCCCTGAAATCTGCACACCATTAGAATTGTTGATAGAGGTATCTAATGATTTATAA
- a CDS encoding DUF3786 domain-containing protein, whose amino-acid sequence MNKTTFDKIYENYLAEIAGLDFKSIKDQLGIEVDNDEAVIDFFGSSYRVSPKGIKNPSGKRPSHAISVVLCKYMLLCPENDPAQKDWVSYKDFRDAAPFVGGFINNSQVPIAKKFSGRLGMLEKAGKILGGCSPDIDLTYELSMKFDALPKVPILMLFNDEDDEFPAQTSLLFEKRAEKYLDMECLAIIGWSLYELLIEITDNSKGTLI is encoded by the coding sequence ATGAATAAAACAACCTTTGATAAAATTTATGAAAATTATTTAGCAGAAATTGCCGGTCTTGACTTTAAATCCATCAAAGATCAGCTTGGCATTGAAGTCGATAATGATGAAGCTGTTATAGATTTTTTCGGGTCTTCTTACAGGGTCTCTCCAAAGGGAATTAAAAATCCTTCAGGCAAAAGGCCATCCCATGCAATAAGCGTGGTGCTGTGTAAATATATGCTTTTGTGCCCTGAAAATGATCCAGCACAAAAGGATTGGGTATCTTATAAAGATTTCAGGGATGCAGCTCCCTTTGTCGGTGGATTTATCAATAATTCACAAGTGCCAATAGCAAAAAAATTCTCAGGAAGGCTTGGAATGCTTGAAAAAGCAGGCAAAATACTTGGCGGCTGTTCTCCTGATATTGATCTTACCTATGAGCTTTCAATGAAATTTGATGCCCTGCCAAAGGTTCCCATTCTAATGCTTTTTAACGATGAAGATGATGAATTCCCCGCCCAGACTTCCCTGCTTTTTGAAAAAAGGGCGGAAAAGTACCTTGATATGGAATGTCTCGCTATAATTGGGTGGTCTCTTTATGAACTTTTAATTGAGATTACTGACAATTCAAAAGGGACACTTATATGA
- a CDS encoding IS4 family transposase, which translates to MDIFNIPKKNFNPQSHARFLKPLQKIFPDTPQLKSRGHRPLKMTFEDQLHALIFFHLQEHESARDLIQHLKEDDFAKECVAPDGGISRSSFSEIINSRGLEQLEYVFQALCSQAQNALPSNYSDLGELVSIDGSLIDAVLSMYWADYRKGAKKAKGHFGFDVNRKIPIKIHLTNGNGAERPFVRSILTKGQTGIMDRGYQSHKDFDLLQDEKKHFVCRIKAKTTRTIIKEQPVDPDSYIFYDAVVLLGTPGVNQTRKPVRLVGYKIAGVKYFVATDRYDLTAEQVATVYKLRWDIETFFKWWKKHLKVYHLIAHSRYGLMVQILAGLITYLLMAIYCHEQFNEPVSIKRIRQLRNTIQNELRTDEKNVWSNNLIIKEQMLYAKT; encoded by the coding sequence ATGGACATATTCAATATCCCAAAAAAGAATTTTAATCCCCAATCTCATGCTCGATTTCTCAAACCTTTGCAAAAGATTTTTCCTGACACGCCACAGCTTAAATCCCGAGGTCACAGGCCATTGAAAATGACTTTTGAAGATCAGCTTCACGCACTGATATTTTTCCATCTACAAGAACATGAATCAGCTCGTGATCTTATTCAACACCTTAAAGAAGACGATTTTGCCAAAGAATGTGTCGCTCCAGATGGAGGGATCAGTCGTAGCAGTTTTTCCGAAATTATCAATTCTCGAGGGCTTGAACAGCTTGAATATGTTTTTCAAGCTCTTTGCAGCCAGGCACAAAATGCTTTACCATCAAATTATTCAGATCTCGGTGAACTCGTTTCCATTGATGGATCTTTAATTGATGCAGTTCTGTCCATGTACTGGGCTGATTACAGAAAAGGCGCTAAAAAAGCAAAAGGCCATTTCGGCTTTGATGTCAATCGCAAGATTCCTATAAAAATTCATCTGACAAATGGAAATGGCGCTGAACGCCCCTTTGTCAGGTCTATCCTTACAAAAGGCCAAACAGGAATCATGGATCGGGGGTATCAATCACATAAGGATTTTGATCTTCTTCAGGATGAAAAAAAACATTTTGTTTGCCGCATCAAAGCGAAAACAACAAGAACTATTATCAAAGAGCAGCCTGTTGATCCCGACAGCTATATTTTTTATGATGCTGTGGTTCTTCTTGGCACTCCTGGGGTAAACCAGACCAGAAAGCCGGTTCGACTGGTTGGTTATAAAATTGCCGGTGTCAAATATTTTGTGGCAACTGATCGTTATGATCTTACAGCCGAGCAGGTTGCAACCGTTTATAAGCTTAGATGGGATATCGAAACTTTTTTCAAATGGTGGAAGAAACATTTAAAAGTGTACCACTTGATTGCTCACAGTAGATATGGCCTGATGGTTCAAATCCTTGCGGGGTTAATAACCTACCTGCTTATGGCCATATACTGCCATGAACAGTTTAATGAACCTGTATCAATAAAGAGGATTCGTCAGCTTAGAAATACCATCCAGAACGAATTACGTACTGACGAAAAAAACGTATGGTCTAATAATCTGATTATCAAAGAGCAAATGCTATATGCAAAAACTTAA
- a CDS encoding GGDEF domain-containing response regulator, with protein sequence MAEYILIVDDDANIRQQLSEYIDLSGYISSTAADAEEAINLLKNKKYDVVITDIKMPGMDGLALTDTIKKRYASDIIVITGYSENYSYEEAVKKGASDFVFKPVRLEELLLRLKRVLRERQLRKHRNHILEKLQKLAITDGLTKLHNSRHFYYAIELEIDRSKRYNHPLGLLLLDIDNFKQYNDSYGHLEGDKVLATMGRTIKSLLRTMDSAYRYGGEEFTIILPETNIAEAETVGQRIRTAIKSVQLFPVPGKPVSITISVGVTQYSPQETVSSFVQRADRAMYISKQHGKNLVTALLSDQADNQI encoded by the coding sequence ATGGCCGAATATATTTTAATTGTTGATGACGACGCTAATATAAGACAGCAACTAAGTGAATACATAGACCTGTCCGGATATATTTCCTCAACGGCGGCAGATGCTGAAGAAGCGATTAACTTGCTAAAAAATAAAAAATATGATGTTGTCATAACAGATATTAAAATGCCCGGGATGGATGGGCTTGCACTCACAGATACAATAAAAAAAAGGTACGCATCTGATATAATTGTAATAACCGGCTACAGCGAAAATTATTCCTATGAAGAGGCTGTAAAAAAAGGCGCCAGTGATTTTGTATTCAAACCTGTACGTTTAGAAGAACTGCTGCTCAGGTTAAAAAGGGTATTAAGAGAGCGACAACTTAGAAAACACCGTAACCATATCCTTGAAAAACTGCAAAAACTTGCAATAACGGATGGCCTCACAAAGCTGCATAATTCGAGACATTTTTATTATGCCATAGAACTGGAGATTGATAGGTCAAAACGTTACAATCATCCGCTTGGGCTGCTGCTGCTCGACATTGACAATTTCAAACAGTACAACGATTCATACGGGCATCTTGAGGGTGACAAAGTGCTTGCTACAATGGGCCGTACAATAAAATCACTGCTAAGAACCATGGACTCGGCATACAGATACGGTGGAGAAGAGTTTACTATCATCCTGCCTGAAACCAACATCGCAGAGGCTGAAACTGTCGGCCAGCGGATAAGGACTGCAATAAAATCAGTACAATTATTCCCTGTACCCGGAAAACCGGTTTCAATCACAATAAGTGTCGGAGTTACCCAATACAGCCCCCAGGAGACAGTCTCCTCCTTTGTACAACGAGCCGATAGAGCAATGTATATTTCCAAGCAACATGGTAAAAATCTGGTTACCGCCCTCTTGTCGGATCAAGCGGATAATCAAATTTAA
- the lepA gene encoding translation elongation factor 4, with the protein MKNIRNFSIIAHIDHGKSTLSDRLIQATDIVSDRDFKDQILDTMDIERERGITIKSQSVCLPYQAEDGKIYSLNLIDTPGHVDFTYEVSRALASCEGALLLVDASQGVEAQTLANLYLALEHDLEIIPVINKIDLPSADIERVKSQIEEDLGLDPEAALLVSAKEGTGVYDILEGVVKNLLPPSGDSDAPLKALIFDSHYDPFRGTIVHVRVFQGKIKSGDIITFMSNRAEHKVEEVGLFRLERIPQKELSAGQVGYIIAGIKTVSDTRCGDTVTLKKNPCAAPMEGFKETKPVVFSSIYPVASDGYADLVMALEKLKLNDAALVYEKDSSAALGFGFRCGFLGLLHLEVVQERLEREYGLSLILTAPTVQYKLIMTNGSEMIIDNPALYPEPASIEYAEEPFIRAAIIIPDRYMGAVMQLCIDRRGINKNYQYLTNNRLEMIFELPLAEVIYDFYDKLKSITQGYGSFDYDIIDYRKADFVKVDILINSERVDALSNIIHRDRAVERARVICEKLRDEIPKQMFKIPIQGAIGGKIIARKTISAFRKDVTAKCYGGDITRKRKLLEKQKKGKKKMKMVGQVMIPQSAFLSVLKTDND; encoded by the coding sequence ATGAAAAACATAAGAAATTTCAGTATTATTGCGCATATTGACCACGGAAAATCGACGCTCTCGGACCGCCTTATACAGGCAACTGATATTGTATCAGACCGGGATTTTAAGGATCAGATCCTGGATACAATGGATATTGAGCGTGAACGTGGAATTACAATAAAAAGTCAATCCGTATGTCTTCCCTATCAAGCAGAAGACGGAAAAATTTATTCATTAAATCTTATAGATACTCCAGGGCATGTCGATTTTACTTATGAGGTATCGAGAGCGCTTGCTTCGTGTGAGGGCGCTCTGCTTTTAGTAGACGCCAGCCAGGGTGTTGAAGCTCAGACACTGGCCAACCTTTATCTTGCGCTGGAACATGATCTTGAGATTATACCCGTGATCAACAAGATAGACCTTCCATCAGCAGATATTGAACGGGTGAAAAGTCAGATTGAAGAGGATCTGGGGCTCGATCCTGAAGCCGCCTTACTGGTGTCTGCCAAAGAAGGTACAGGGGTTTATGATATCCTGGAGGGAGTGGTCAAAAATCTTTTACCCCCGTCAGGAGATTCTGATGCGCCTTTAAAAGCATTGATTTTTGATTCACACTACGATCCTTTTCGCGGCACCATAGTTCATGTGCGTGTTTTTCAAGGGAAAATTAAATCCGGAGATATAATCACATTCATGTCCAATCGTGCGGAACATAAAGTTGAGGAGGTCGGACTGTTCCGATTGGAAAGAATCCCGCAAAAAGAACTTTCGGCCGGTCAGGTGGGATATATTATAGCCGGAATAAAGACTGTAAGCGACACCAGGTGCGGAGACACTGTCACCTTAAAGAAAAATCCGTGCGCAGCTCCGATGGAAGGGTTTAAGGAGACGAAACCGGTTGTTTTTTCCTCAATATACCCTGTGGCATCCGATGGATATGCGGATCTTGTCATGGCTCTTGAAAAACTGAAGCTGAATGATGCCGCACTTGTTTATGAAAAAGATTCTTCAGCAGCGCTAGGGTTCGGTTTCAGATGCGGTTTTCTGGGGTTGCTGCATCTTGAGGTCGTTCAGGAGAGGCTGGAAAGGGAGTATGGTCTTTCTCTTATACTGACTGCGCCGACTGTGCAGTACAAGCTTATAATGACAAACGGATCTGAAATGATAATCGATAATCCTGCTCTTTATCCGGAACCTGCTTCCATAGAATATGCCGAAGAACCTTTTATACGAGCGGCTATTATAATTCCTGACAGATATATGGGTGCAGTCATGCAGCTTTGCATAGACCGCCGGGGTATTAATAAAAATTATCAGTATCTTACCAACAACAGGCTGGAAATGATATTCGAACTTCCGCTGGCTGAAGTTATTTATGATTTTTATGATAAACTCAAATCAATAACCCAGGGATACGGGTCATTTGACTATGATATCATAGATTACAGAAAAGCAGATTTTGTAAAGGTGGATATACTGATAAACTCGGAGCGGGTAGATGCATTATCTAATATAATACACAGGGACAGGGCTGTTGAGCGCGCAAGAGTCATATGTGAAAAATTGCGGGATGAAATACCCAAACAGATGTTCAAAATACCGATTCAGGGGGCGATCGGAGGCAAAATAATTGCCCGCAAGACTATTTCAGCCTTCAGAAAGGATGTCACCGCCAAGTGCTATGGAGGTGATATTACACGTAAAAGAAAGCTGCTTGAGAAACAGAAAAAAGGTAAAAAAAAGATGAAGATGGTGGGCCAGGTTATGATCCCGCAATCTGCATTTCTATCAGTTTTAAAAACCGATAATGATTAA
- the leuD gene encoding 3-isopropylmalate dehydratase small subunit, which produces MKNFNGKALFLDRSDINTDEIIPAKYLTEISKESLKAYLLEDLKLEGFDPATDLAEKSVIITRDNFGCGSSREHAPWALEANGINLVIAENFARIFKQNMFNCGMLAVELPSETIEKIFKMFADKESIVEIDLKRNAIVIKGDGQQEEFIFSISDFDRTLVDTGGWVEYADSKY; this is translated from the coding sequence ATGAAAAATTTTAACGGGAAAGCGCTTTTTCTAGACAGATCGGACATTAATACCGATGAAATTATACCTGCAAAATATTTAACTGAAATATCAAAAGAGAGCTTAAAAGCGTATCTTTTGGAGGATCTTAAACTGGAAGGGTTTGATCCGGCGACTGATCTTGCAGAAAAGAGTGTAATAATAACCAGGGATAATTTCGGATGCGGCTCTTCACGCGAGCATGCTCCCTGGGCTCTTGAGGCTAACGGTATCAACCTTGTTATTGCTGAAAATTTTGCCAGAATTTTTAAACAGAACATGTTTAACTGCGGTATGCTTGCAGTTGAACTGCCATCGGAAACAATAGAGAAAATATTCAAGATGTTCGCAGACAAAGAGAGTATTGTTGAAATCGATTTAAAGAGAAACGCTATCGTTATCAAAGGAGACGGTCAGCAGGAGGAATTCATTTTTTCCATATCCGATTTTGACCGGACACTGGTTGATACAGGTGGATGGGTTGAATATGCGGACTCTAAATATTGA